The following proteins come from a genomic window of Synechococcus sp. NB0720_010:
- a CDS encoding sodium:solute symporter, translated as MAELLPGLWSADLVDGISWLVLAGGVLAGILATGRAIGRRLQLQLWGIPEALVAGVLGLLVAPKGPFPLLPEHLMELWAQLPLVLLTLVFGSLMLGKPLPKLSGVLKPVGGHVSLALVLAFGQYVVAGLAVLLVLQPLLGFSPVMACLIEVAFEGGHGSAAAMGASYAALGFESGQDLGLALATVGLLSSTLVGGLVVVLGRARGWLVADLAPEAIHVAPAVASGAEGPSNLWAAWLCNLGLVGIAVAIGWLLQLLLRLVTGWIGGGVATVGQALPVFPLAILGSLLVRWLLERSECSQWASAPIQSEVSTLAADLLIASATAGLNLQLLQANWLPITLLAGAGLSWNLLICLWLAPKLLPKDWFERALVEFGQATGVAASGLLLLRMADPENHSDALPAFSLKQLLLQPLLSGGVITVVAPLAVAGWGLPAWTLVCAAVMLLAGAAGLWIAQLPELEEAR; from the coding sequence ATGGCTGAGCTTCTGCCGGGACTCTGGAGCGCTGACCTCGTCGATGGGATCAGCTGGCTCGTCCTGGCGGGGGGTGTTCTGGCGGGAATCCTGGCGACGGGCCGAGCCATTGGCCGGCGGCTACAGCTGCAGCTCTGGGGCATTCCCGAGGCCCTGGTCGCGGGCGTCTTGGGTCTACTGGTCGCCCCCAAGGGGCCCTTCCCGCTGCTGCCCGAGCACCTGATGGAGCTCTGGGCCCAACTGCCCCTGGTGCTGCTCACCTTGGTCTTCGGCTCCTTGATGCTGGGCAAGCCGCTGCCCAAGCTCTCAGGGGTGCTGAAGCCCGTGGGCGGCCATGTCTCCCTGGCGCTGGTGCTGGCCTTCGGCCAGTACGTGGTGGCCGGGCTGGCGGTGCTGCTGGTGCTGCAGCCCCTGCTGGGCTTCAGCCCGGTGATGGCCTGCCTGATCGAGGTGGCCTTTGAGGGGGGGCACGGCTCCGCTGCGGCCATGGGGGCGAGCTATGCGGCCCTGGGGTTTGAGAGCGGCCAGGACCTGGGTCTGGCCCTGGCCACCGTTGGCCTGCTGTCCTCGACCCTGGTGGGGGGCCTGGTGGTGGTGCTCGGTCGGGCACGGGGATGGCTGGTGGCGGACCTGGCGCCGGAAGCAATCCATGTCGCTCCAGCGGTGGCGAGCGGGGCCGAGGGCCCGAGCAATCTCTGGGCGGCTTGGCTCTGCAACCTGGGCCTGGTGGGCATCGCCGTGGCCATCGGCTGGCTGCTGCAACTGCTGCTGCGGCTCGTGACCGGTTGGATCGGGGGCGGCGTTGCCACGGTGGGCCAGGCCCTGCCGGTGTTCCCGCTGGCGATCCTGGGATCTCTGCTGGTGCGTTGGCTGCTTGAGCGCAGCGAATGCAGCCAGTGGGCCTCCGCCCCGATCCAGAGCGAAGTGAGCACCCTGGCGGCCGATCTCTTGATCGCCTCAGCCACCGCGGGGTTGAACCTGCAGTTACTCCAGGCCAACTGGCTACCGATCACCCTGCTGGCGGGAGCTGGCTTGAGCTGGAATCTGCTGATCTGCCTCTGGCTCGCGCCGAAGCTGCTGCCGAAGGACTGGTTTGAGCGGGCCCTGGTGGAATTTGGCCAGGCCACCGGCGTCGCCGCCTCAGGCCTGCTGCTGCTGCGGATGGCGGATCCGGAGAATCACAGCGATGCCCTGCCGGCCTTTTCGCTCAAGCAACTGCTGCTGCAGCCCCTGCTCTCCGGTGGGGTGATCACGGTGGTGGCCCCCCTGGCCGTGGCCGGCTGGGGACTACCGGCCTGGACCCTGGTCTGCGCAGCGGTGATGCTGCTGGCCGGGGCCGCGGGGCTCTGGATCGCTCAGCTGCCCGAGCTCGAGGAGGCCCGGTAG
- a CDS encoding class II aldolase/adducin family protein, whose product MSDLDLREQLVDCARRMQASGINQGTSGNLSVRIAGGMLITPSSLPYEQMQPSDLVALDLKGEPLFIPADGRPQRRPSSEWRLHADVLASRPEVQAVLHCHSIHATALACHGRDIPPFHYMTAVAGGHDIRCAPYATFGTQELSDGVVQALEGRLACLMAQHGQVAVGPTLDKALALAVEVETLARIYLQALALGEPPLLSGEQMEQVRHQFRTLLYRASSSSGS is encoded by the coding sequence ATGTCTGATCTGGATCTGCGCGAGCAACTGGTCGACTGCGCCCGGCGCATGCAGGCCAGCGGCATCAACCAGGGCACCTCCGGCAACCTCTCGGTGCGCATCGCCGGCGGGATGCTGATTACCCCCAGCTCCCTGCCCTATGAGCAGATGCAGCCCAGTGACCTGGTGGCGCTGGATCTCAAGGGGGAGCCCCTGTTCATCCCGGCCGATGGCCGCCCTCAACGGCGGCCCTCCTCGGAGTGGCGGCTGCACGCCGATGTCCTGGCGAGCCGGCCGGAGGTGCAGGCGGTGCTGCACTGCCATTCGATCCACGCCACTGCCCTGGCCTGCCATGGCCGTGACATCCCCCCCTTCCACTACATGACGGCGGTGGCCGGTGGCCATGACATCCGCTGCGCCCCCTACGCCACCTTTGGCACCCAGGAGCTCTCCGATGGGGTCGTTCAGGCCCTCGAGGGACGGCTGGCTTGCCTGATGGCCCAGCACGGTCAGGTGGCGGTGGGCCCCACCCTCGACAAGGCCCTGGCCCTGGCGGTGGAGGTGGAGACCCTGGCGCGGATCTACCTGCAGGCCCTGGCCCTCGGCGAACCACCCCTGCTGAGTGGCGAGCAGATGGAGCAGGTGCGCCACCAGTTCCGCACCCTGCTCTACCGGGCCTCCTCGAGCTCGGGCAGCTGA